One Astyanax mexicanus isolate ESR-SI-001 chromosome 3, AstMex3_surface, whole genome shotgun sequence genomic region harbors:
- the LOC125799514 gene encoding perforin-1-like, which yields MMGWMCRCLVTCWMWCSLLSMLNAEEEPELGGPEECNNAHFIPGYNLGGEGFDVVKMERKGSFVIDMEKWDIGNGSCRMYQNSYLKNVKQKIPAAVKFWRTLPKCSKKVGSLIYDSSEALAKGSTSSISNNWKIGLDVPMTASVSLGGTHSREATYALDKSKEDKYSFTKHVVKCSFYSYKIASSPPLHQEFLQAVRSLPPEYNKESYQEIIDMFGTHYTKGVNLGGRMKAVTAIRTCQASMSDLTETAVKDCLDVEASGTYNGVTLKAEAHHCQELKKRLNTKEKFSSMFNERQTDIIGGNINGEDILFSSTSHPNALNAWLESLKTIPDVVMYSLQPLHSVLDNKHPAKKGLKKAIETYILENGLKNVCSESCKIGHHTNPRDRCACNCETSQVITANCCPAEKNLATLRVYNLHATGLYGDVWSATDGSVKVSYGSAIKRTQVIKNNNNPRWKESFEFGPVKLSNGRKLTFQIYDADSSWNSDFLGECSIDLRNGDVTNACYLKHGTFFYTYSVKCAPSLQGKLCENYSRSPMDTELAKIFRSRNGILVKDMWKLQAAQNNSSKLYYKSDYL from the exons ATGATGGGGTGGATGTGCCGTTGCCTTGTCACCTGCTGGATGTGGTGTTCTCTTCTCTCCATGCTGAATGCAGAAGAAGAGCCAGAACTAGGTGGGCCAGAAGAATGCAACAATGCTCACTTCATACCTGGATACAACCTTGGAGGAGAGGGCTTTGACGTTGTGAAGATGGAGCGAAAAGGGTCTTTCGTGATCGACATGGAGAAGTGGGACATAGGAAACGGTAGTTGCAGAATGTATCAGAACTCATATTTGAAGAATGTAAAGCAGAAGATACCCGCAGCTGTGAAGTTTTGGAGAACCCTCCCAAAATGTTCAAAGAAGGTTGGCAGCTTGATTTATGACTCCAGTGAAGCTCTCGCGAAAGGTTCTACCTCGTCGATTTCGAACAACTGGAAAATTGGACTAGATGTGCCAATGACGGCTTCGGTTTCTTTAGGAGGCACTCATTCCCGTGAAGCAACATATGCATTGGACAAGTCCAAAGAAGACAAGTACAGTTTCACCAAGCATGTTGTCAAATGCAGCTTCTACAG CTACAAAATAGCATCTTCACCACCACTGCATCAGGAGTTTCTTCAGGCTGTTAGGTCTCTTCCACCAGAATATAATAAAGAATCTTATCAGGAAATAATTGACATGTTTGGCACACACTATACCAAAGGAGTGAATTTAGGTGGGAGGATGAAAGCGGTAACAGCTATTAGAACCTGTCAAGCATCAATGAGTGACCTTACCGAAACAGCAGTTAAAGACTGTTTGGATGTGGAGGCATCGGGTACGTACAACGGTGTCACCCTGAAAGCAGAGGCCCACCACTGTCAAGAGCTaaagaagagactgaacacaAAGGAGAAATTCAGCTCAATGTTTAATGAGCGACAGACAGACATCATTGGAGGCAACATCAATGGTGAGGATATCCTTTTCTCTTCTACTTCACATCCAAATGCATTAAATGCTTGGCTGGAATCTCTGAAGACCATCCCAGATGTGGTAATGTACTCTCTTCAACCTCTGCACTCCGTGCTGGATAACAAGCACCCTGCCAAGAAAGGACTCAAGAAAGCAATTGAGACGTACATCCttgaaaatggtttaaaaaatgtttgctcTGAGTCTTGTAAGATTGGGCATCACACTAATCCAAGGGATCGCTGTGCCTGTAACTGTGAAACAAGTCAGGTTATTACGGCCAACTgctgtcctgctgaaaaaaatctaGCCACGCTGAGGGTTTACAACCTCCATGCCACTGGGTTATATGGAGACGTATGGAGTGCAACAGATGGCTCGGTTAAAGTTTCTTACGGGTCCGCAATCAAACGTACTCAAGTGATTAAAAATAACAACAATCCCAGGTGGAAAGAATCATTTGAGTTTGGTCCTGTCAAATTGTCCAATGGCCGAAAACTCACTTTTCAAATATACGACGCAGACTCTTCCTGGAACAGTGACTTTCTTGGAGAGTGCTCCATTGACCTGAGAAATGGAGATGTGACTAACGCATGTTACTTAAAGCATGGAACCTTCTTTTACACCTATTCAGTAAAATGTGCTCCTAGTCTGCAAGGTAAACTGTGTGAAAATTATAGTCGTTCTCCAATGGACACCGAGCTGGCCAAAATATTCCGCTCCAGAAACGGCATTCTGGTGAAAGATATGTGGAAACTCCAGGCAGCCCAGAATAACTCCAGTAAGCTCTACTATAAGAGTGATTATCTGTAA
- the LOC111195514 gene encoding perforin-1-like gives MGWMCRCLVTCWMWCSLLSILNAEEKPELVGPDECNNAHFIPGYNLGGEGFDVVKMERKGSFVIDMEKWDIGNGSCRMYPNTYLKNVKQKIPAAVTFWRTLPKCSKKVVSMIYDSSEALVKGSTSSISNNWKIGLDVPMTASVSLGGTHSREATYALDKSKEDKYSFTKHVVKCSFYSYKIASSPPLHQEFLQAVRSLPPEYNKESYQGIIDLFGTHYTTGVDLGGRMKAVTAIRTCQASMSDLTETAVKDCLDVEASGTYNGVTLKAEAHHCQELKKRLNTKEKFSSMFNERQTDIIGGNINGEDILFSSTSHPNALNAWLESLKTIPDVVMYSLQPLHSVLDNKHPAKKGLKKAIEKYILENGLKNVCSESCKIGHHTNPRDRCACDCEKSQVITANCCPAEKNLATLKVFRLRANKLYGDKWTETDGFVEVTFGKTVRRTEVIKDNNNPDWRETFEYGPVKLSISQQLTFKVYDADTYWNNDLLGECSFDLRSGDVTETCYFQHGTFVFSYSLICAPSLQGKQCENYSRSPMDAKLAKIFRSRNGILVKDMWKLQTAQNNSSKLYYKSDYL, from the exons ATGGGGTGGATGTGCCGTTGCCTTGTCACCTGCTGGATGTGGTGCTCTCTTCTCTCCATACTGAATGCAGAAGAAAAGCCAGAACTAGTTGGGCCAGACGAATGCAACAATGCTCACTTCATACCTGGATACAACCTTGGAGGAGAGGGCTTTGACGTTGTGAAGATGGAGCGAAAAGGGTCTTTCGTGATCGACATGGAGAAGTGGGACATAGGAAACGGTAGTTGCAGAATGTATCCGAACACATATTTGAAGAATGTAAAGCAGAAGATACCTGCAGCTGTGACCTTCTGGAGAACCCTCCCAAAGTGTTCAAAGAAGGTTGTCAGCATGATTTATGACTCCAGTGAAGCTCTCGTGAAAGGTTCTACCTCGTCAATTTCGAACAACTGGAAAATTGGACTAGATGTGCCAATGACGGCTTCGGTTTCTTTAGGAGGCACTCATTCCCGTGAAGCAACATATGCATTGGACAAGTCCAAAGAAGACAAGTACAGTTTCACCAAGCATGTTGTCAAATGCAGCTTCTACAG CTACAAAATAGCATCTTCACCACCACTGCATCAGGAGTTTCTTCAGGCTGTTAGGTCTCTTCCACCAGAATATAATAAAGAATCTTATCAGGGCATAATTGACCTGTTTGGCACACACTATACTACAGGAGTGGATTTAGGTGGGAGGATGAAAGCGGTAACAGCTATTAGAACCTGTCAAGCATCAATGAGTGACCTTACCGAAACGGCAGTTAAAGACTGTTTGGATGTGGAGGCATCGGGTACGTACAACGGTGTCACCCTGAAAGCAGAGGCCCACCACTGTCAAGAGCTaaagaagagactgaacacaAAGGAGAAATTCAGCTCAATGTTTAATGAGCGACAGACAGACATCATTGGAGGCAACATCAATGGTGAGGATATCCTTTTCTCTTCTACTTCACATCCAAATGCATTAAATGCTTGGCTGGAATCTCTGAAGACCATCCCAGATGTGGTAATGTACTCTCTTCAACCTCTGCACTCCGTGCTGGATAACAAGCATCCTGCTAAGAAAGGACTCAAGAAAGCTATTGAGAAGTATATCCttgaaaatggtttaaaaaatgtttgctcTGAGTCTTGTAAGATTGGGCATCACACTAATCCAAGGGATCGCTGTGCCTGTGACTGTGAAAAAAGTCAGGTTATTACGGCCAACTgctgtcctgctgaaaaaaatctaGCCACGCTGAAGGTTTTCAGGCTTAGGGCCAACAAATTATACGGAGACAAATGGACTGAAACTGATGGCTTTGTTGAAGTAACGTTTGGGAAAACAGTCAGACGCACCGAAGTGATTAAAGATAACAACAATCCCGACTGGAGAGAAACTTTTGAGTATGGTCCTGTCAAGCTGTCTATCAGTCAACAGCTCACTTTCAAAGTATACGACGCAGACACTTACTGGAACAATGATCTTCTTGGAGAGTGCTCCTTTGACCTGAGAAGTGGAGATGTGACTGAGACATGTTACTTCCAACATGGAACCTTTGTTTTCTCCTATTCTCTAATTTGTGCTCCTAGTCTGCAAggtaaacaatgtgaaaattaTAGTCGTTCTCCAATGGACGCCAAACTGGCCAAAATATTCCGCTCCAGAAACGGCATTCTGGTGAAAGATATGTGGAAACTCCAGACAGCCCAGAATAACTCCAGTAAGCTCTACTATAAGAGTGATTATCTGTAA